The genomic segment GTCTTCGTCTTTGATGGTGTCTGTTTTCGGTGTGATCTCAGCAGGAGCGCAGGCAGTATATTCATATTTCGCACCTGTCACATCCTTGGTCACATCTACAAGCACAGGACCGGGACGTCCACTCTTTGCAATATAGAATGCTCTGCGTACAGTGTCTGCCAGAGTAGTAATGTCTTTTACGATAAAGCTGTGCTTTGTAATAGGCATTACAATTCCGGTAATATCAACCTCCTGGAAAGAATCCTTTCCGAGCAGCGGTGTTCCCACGTTACATGTGATTGCCACCATTGGTACGGAATCCATGTATGCGGTAGCGATTCCTGTTACCAGATTGGTAGCTCCGGGACCAGAAGTTGCAAGACACACACCGACTTTACCGGTTGCTCTTGCGTATCCGTCTGCTGCATGGGATGCTCCCTGCTCATGAGAAGTCAGTACATGTGTGATCTGGTCTTTATATTCATAGAGGGCGTCATATACATTCAGGATGGCACCGCCCGGATATCCGAATACAGTGTCAACGCCCTGTTCTTTTAAACATTCAACGATGATTTCAGCACCTGTAAGCTGCATCTTTACGTATCCTCCTAACTTTTCAGGCAGGAATCACAGGTTATGCTGCAATTCCCGCCGGGTACTTGTTCATCTTTATTTTGCTTTTGGTACCTCAAGGATTGCTCCTCTGTTTCCGGAAGTTACCATAGCAGCATATCTTGCAAGATATCCTGTTGTTACCTTTGGCTCACGAGGCTGCCATTTTGCTTTTCTTGCCTGCATTTCTTCATCAGAAACCTTGATCTCCAGTTTCAGTTCCGGAATGTTGATGCTGATGATATCGCCCTCTTCAACAAGTGCGATCGGTCCGCCGACTGCTGCTTCCGGTGATACGTGTCCGATGGATGCTCCTCTGGATGCACCGCTGAAACGTCCGTCTGTGATCAGGGCTACGGAAGATCCCAGTCCCATACCTGCGATTGCAGATGTAGGATTCAGCATTTCTCTCATACCAGGACCGCCTTTCGGTCCTTCATAACGGATAACAACTACATCACCCTCAACGATCTTGCCACCTTTGATAGCTGCGATTGCGTCTTCCTCGCAGTCAAAGACTCTTGCAGGTCCTTCATGGACCATCATCTCTTCTACAACTGCAGAACGTTTTACAACACCACCGTCCGGTGCAAGGTTACCCTTGAGAACTGCAAGTCCGCCTGTCTGGCTGTATGGATTGTCAATCGGTCTGATAACTTCAGGATTTAAGTTTACACAATCTTTGATGTTCTCGCCTACTGTCTTGCCTGTAACTGTCATGCACTCAGTATGAAGAAGTCCCTTCTTATTCAGTTCGTTCATAACTGCGTATACACCGCCTGCTTCGTTCAGGTCTTCTATGTATGTAGGGCCTGCAGGTGCAAGGTGACAGAGGTTTGGAGTCTTTGCACTGATTTCATTTGCAAAGCTGATATCAAAGTCCATTCCGATCTCATGAGCGATAGCCGGAAGGTGAAGCATACTGTTTGTGGAGCATCCGAGTGCCATGTCTACTGTCAGGGCATTGAGGATTGCTTCCTTTGTCATGATATCTCTTGGACGGATGTTCTTTCTGTACATTTCCATAACCTGCATACCTGCATGTTTTGCAAGACGGATACGCTCGGAATATACAGCAGGGATGGTTCCGTTTCCTTTCAGACCCATACCAAGAACCTCTGTCAGACAGTTCATGGAGTTTGCTGTGTACATACCGGAACAGGATCCGCATGTAGGACATGTTTTCATTTCACATTCTGTCAGTCCGTCTTCATCAAGCTTGCCTGCTGCGTAAGCACCTACTGCCTCGAACATACTGGAAAGGCTTGTCTTGTGTCCGTTCAGATGTCCGGCAAGCATTGGGCCGCCGCTTACAAATACAGTAGGAACATTCAGTCTGGCTGCTGCCATCAGAAGTCCGGGTACGTTCTTGTCACAGTTTGGAATCATTACCAGTGCATCAAACTGATGTGCCATTGCCATAGCTTCTGTGGAATCTGCGATCAGGTCTCTGGTAACCAGAGAATATTTCATTCCAACGTGTCCCATTGCAATACCGTCGCAGACTGCGATTGCCGGGAACATAACAGGTGTACCCCCTGCCATTGCCACACCAAGCTTAACTGCCTGTGTGATCTTGTCAAGGTTCATATGACCCGGTACGATTTCATTGTAAGAACTTACGATACCTACCAGAGGTCTGTCCATTTCTTCTTTTGTCATTCCAAGAGCATTAAACAGGGAACGGTGAGGTGCCTGCTGTGTGCCTGTTTTTACTGCATCACTTCTCATTGTTTTATTTCCTCTTTTCTTACTGTTTTATTTATTTTTAATGATTCAACCGAAATTCCTGACTCCGTAATCTGCCTGTGCCGGCTGAATCCTCTTAATATCAATTCTTACAGAGCTGCTGCGATCAGATCGCCCATCTCTTTTGTTCCTACAAGTTTGCATCCCTCTGACATAATATCACCTGTGCGGTATCCCTCTGTCAGGACTTTCTGCACTGCTGCTTCCACTGCATCTGCTTCTTTATCCATATCAAGGGAGAAACGAAGCATCATTGCTGCGGAAAGGATGGTTGCGATGGGGTTTGCCTTATCCTGTCCTGCAATATCAGGTGCTGAACCATGGCTTGGCTCATAGAGACCGAATTTTGTTTCATTTAAGCTTGCAGATGAAAGCATTCCGATGGAGCCTGTTACCATACTTGCCTCGTCTGAAAGGATATCTCCGAACATGTTCTCTGTAAGAATAACATCGAACTGTTTTGGATCACGTACAAGCTGCATTGCGCAGTTGTCAACCAGCATATGCTCTAAGGTAACATCCGGATAGTCTTTGGCAACTTCCTCTACCACTTTTCTCCAGAGTCTGGAAGAATCCAGAACATTTGCCTTATCTACGCTTGTTACTTTATTTCTTCTCTTACGTGCGATCTCAAATGCTTTGATGGCAATACGGCGGATTTCGTTTTCATTATAGGAAAGTGTATCAATTGCTTTCTTCACACCATTCTCTTCAATAGTCTGACGTTCTCCGAAATACAGACCGCCTGTAAGCTCACGTACAATGATCATGTCAAATCCGTCTCCGATGATCTCATCGCGGAGAGGGCAGGCTTTTCTCAGCTCATTGTAAAGGTAAGCCGGTCTTAAGTTTGCAAAAAGATTTAATGCCTTACGGATTGCAAGAAGTCCTGCTTCCGGGCGTTTGGACGGCTCAAGTTTATACCATGGAGAAGTTTTTGCATCTCCGCCAATAGAGCCCATCAGTACGGCGTCTGATGATTTGGCAGTGGCAATTGCCTCATCAGTAAGGGGTACGCCGTGTACATCGATGGATGCACCGCCTAACAGAACTTCTGAATAGGAAAAGCTGTGTCCATATTTCTCGCATACCTTGTCCAGTACTTTCTTTGCTTCTCTTACGATTTCCGGTCCGATTCCGTCGCCGGGGATCAATGCAATCTTATAATCCATAATAATTTCCTCCAAAAATACTCTAATTGCGTAATTGTTATTATAATAACGCACTTTCCGACAGATTTCAACCTATTAAAGTGAAAAAATACAAAAGTGCTGTTTTCCGGAGATTTTACTGTAAAAATAAAAAAAACAGAACCACAGCCATCACTGACTATAGGTTCCGCTTTTTTCATATCTCTTTCATTATTCGGCAGCGCTTCCGGCTTTCTCAACTTCAGCGATTGCCTGTTTTCTCATAGGAATACGGCAGTTTTTGTTATTACCGAATTCTACGATCACGTCTTCTTCTGTCATATCAATGACAACTCCATAAAAGCCGCCGGTAGTAACAATGCTGTCGCCAACCTCCATGTCATTTAACATTGCCTGAAGTCTCTTCTGCTCTTTTTTCTGAGGGCGAAGCATTAAGAAGTACATAATTCCGAACAGTACTACCATCCAGACAATAGCGCCAACCATACCCATTCCGCTTGATGCGTTCATTTTGATTCCTCCTGTAACTTTTCCTGTTATTCTGCATATTTGCAGTCCATCATGTATTCACAGACCGTCCTGACGGCTGCTCATACTGAAGAGCTGCTTTGCAATCCACTTATAATCTCCGTTACCTTCTGTATGAAATCTTGTTTTCATGCATAACAATCTGATTAAAGCGTCACTACACATCATACACAAAAAAACGCTTTACTTCAAGAGTTTTTGGCATATTTAATAATTATTTTATATACAGATTATCTTTTCGAGTTTATTTTGCCCTCTTCAAAGCCTTCCAGCCGCATTTTCTTATATTCTGCGAAGTTTCCTGCATCAAGAGCATCTCTTATCTCTTCCATCATATGATTATAGAAATACAGATTGTGAAGTACACAGAGACGCATTCCCAGCATTTCCTTTGCTTTCAGAAGATGACGGATATAGGCTCTGCTGTAATGCTGGCATGCAGGACACTGACAGCCTTCTTCGATAGGACGTGTGTCCAGTTCATATTTTGCATTGAACAGATTCATCTTTCCATGATTGGTATATACATGTCCATGGCGGCCGTTACGGCTTGGATATACGCAGTCAAAGAAATCAATTCCACGTTCAACACCTTCCAGAATATTTGCCGGTGTTCCCACACCCATCAGGTAAGTAGGTTTATTCTGAGGAAGATAGGGGACTACCGCATCCAGGATCCTGTACATCTCTTCATGGGTTTCTCCAACTGCCAGACCGCCGACAGCATAGCCATCCAGATCCATTTCAGAGATCGCTTTGGCATGCTCAATACGGATATCTTCATAAACAGCACCCTGGTTGATTCCAAACAAAAGCTGTTCTTTGTTAATGGTATCCGGCAGACTGTTCAGTCTCGCCATTTCCGCTTTACAGCGGGCAAGCCATCTTGTGGTCCTGTCTACAGATTTCTGCACATAATCCCTGTCAGCCACACTGCTGGGACATTCATCAAATGCCATGGCAATGGTGGAGGCAAGATTGGATTGGATCTGCATACTCTCTTCCGGTCCCATAAAGATCTTATGCCCGTCAATATGGGAATTAAAATAAACCCCCTCTTCTTTGATCTTTCTCAGCTTTGCAAGGGAAAATACCTGGAATCCGCCTGAGTCTGTAAGGATTGGTTTGTCCCATACCATAAATTTATGAAGGCCACCTAACTGCTTTACTATTTTATCACCCGGACGCACATGAAGATGATAAGTATTTGATAATTCTACCTGTGTTCCGATCTGCTGTAAATCCATGGTGGATACAGCGCCTTTAATCGCACCGATCGTTCCCACATTCATAAAAACAGGAGTCTGGATCGTACCATGCACTGTATGAAATTCTGCACGCTTGGCACGGCCTTCTGTTTTAAGAAGTTTATATTCTGCCATTTTTTCTCTCCTCTTGATAAAAATCACTTTTTCTATTATATCCCGAAATAGCTGAATTTTCAACTGCAAATAAGGTAATCATTGGTAAACTTTCATATTGTCTTTTCCAGACCATTAGCGTATAATATTACGGAATATTCATATCTGGAAATAGATATTTTAATAGGAAAGAATTACTTCAATATTTTTTCTTTTATACAGAAAGAGGAGGCTTGAATTTACTTTATGAATTACAAAACACTTGGAATTGACATTGGTTCCACTACTGTAAAAATCGCGATTCTGGACGAGAATGAAAATCTTATTTTCGCAGATTACAAGCGCCATTTCGCCAACATTCAGGAAACCCTTGCAGACCTTCTTCAGGAAGCCTTTGACCAGTATGGCGAGATGACTCTCCATCCTGTGATCACAGGTTCCGGCGGTCTGACCCTTGCCAACCATCTGGGCGTTCCTTTTACCCAGGAGGTTATTGCAGTTTCTACTTCTCTGCAGAAGCTGGCACCAAAGACAGATGTTGCCATCGAGCTTGGCGGTGAGGATGCCAAGATCATTTATTTCGAAAACGGAAACGTAGAACAGCGTATGAACGGTATCTGTGCAGGCGGTACCGGTTCTTTCATCGACCAGATGGCTTCTCTTCTCCAGACAGATGCCACAGGTCTGAATGAATATGCCAAAGATTACAAGGCACTCTACCCGATTGCTGCCCGCTGCGGTGTTTTCGCCAAAACGGATATCCAGCCACTGATCAATGACGGTGCAACCAAACCGGATCTGTCAGCTTCTATTTTTCAGGCAGTTGTAAACCAGACCATCTCCGGTCTTGCCTGTGGAAAACCCATCCGTGGACATGTTGCATTCCTGGGTGGTCCGCTTCACTTCCTGTCCGAACTGAGAGAATCCTTTATCCGTACTTTGAAGCTGGATGAGGAACACACCATCATTCCGGAGAACTCCCATCTTTTTGCAGCCATCGGTTCTGCATTAAATGCCAAAGAAGACAACTCCATTTCCCTGACAGAAATGAAAGACAGACTCCGCAATTCCATTAAGCTGGATTTTGAAGTAGAACGTATGGAACCACTTTTCGCTTCTCAGGAAGAATACGATGCATTTGCAAAACGTCAGAGTTCCTACAAAGTAAAAACAGGAGATCTGGCTACATATAAAGGAAACTGCTATCTGGGTATTGATGCAGGTTCCACCACAACCAAAACTGCACTGGTAGGCGAAGATGGAACACTTCTCTATTCCTTTTACAGCAGTAACAACGGAAACCCGTTAAAAACTACCATCCGTTCTATTAAAGAAATCTATGAACTGCTTCCCAAAGACGCAAAGATCGCTTATTCCTGTTCTACAGGTTACGGCGAGGCTCTGATCAAAGCGGCCCTGCTCCTGGATGAGGGCGAGGTTGAGACCGTATCCCATTACTATGCAGCTGCATTCTTTGACCCAGAGGTAGACTGTATCCTGGATATCGGCGGACAGGATATGAAATGTATCAAGATCCGCAACAAGACCGTTGACAGCGTACAGTTAAATGAAGCATGCTCCTCCGGATGCGGTTCCTTTATTGAAACCTTTGCCAAATCCCTGAATTATACAGTACAGGATTTCGCAAAAGCTGCTGTTTTCGCACAACATCCTATTGATCTTGGTACCAGATGTACTGTTTTCATGAATTCCAAGGTAAAGCAGGCACAGAAAGAGGGAGCTGAGGTTTCTGATATTTCCGCAGGCCTTGCTTACTCTGTTATCAAAAATGCACTCTATAAGGTAATCAAGGTTTCTGATGCTTCCGAACTGGGCAGACACATTGTTGTACAGGGTGGTACTTTCTACAATGATGCAGTTCTTCGAAGCTTCGAAAAGATTGCAGGCTGCGAAGCCATCCGTCCGGATATCGCCGGAATCATGGGTGCCTTCGGTGCCGCACTGATTGCCCGTGAACGCCATCAGAAAGGCGCAGAAACGACTATGCTCTCCATTGATAAGATCAACGAGCTGAAATATACAACTTCTATGGCAAACTGTCGTGGATGTACCAATAACTGCCGTCTGACTATCAACAAATTCTCCGGAGGCCGTCAGTATGTAAGCGGTAACCGCTGCGAGCGTGGTATTGGTAAGGAAAAGAACAAAGATCATATTCCGAATCTTTATGAATATAAATATAAGCGTATTTTCTCCTACGCACCGCTTACTGCTGATAAGGCAACGCGAGGTAAAGTAGGTATCCCCCGTGTTCTGAACATGTTTGAGA from the Blautia wexlerae DSM 19850 genome contains:
- the leuB gene encoding 3-isopropylmalate dehydrogenase codes for the protein MDYKIALIPGDGIGPEIVREAKKVLDKVCEKYGHSFSYSEVLLGGASIDVHGVPLTDEAIATAKSSDAVLMGSIGGDAKTSPWYKLEPSKRPEAGLLAIRKALNLFANLRPAYLYNELRKACPLRDEIIGDGFDMIIVRELTGGLYFGERQTIEENGVKKAIDTLSYNENEIRRIAIKAFEIARKRRNKVTSVDKANVLDSSRLWRKVVEEVAKDYPDVTLEHMLVDNCAMQLVRDPKQFDVILTENMFGDILSDEASMVTGSIGMLSSASLNETKFGLYEPSHGSAPDIAGQDKANPIATILSAAMMLRFSLDMDKEADAVEAAVQKVLTEGYRTGDIMSEGCKLVGTKEMGDLIAAAL
- the tgt gene encoding tRNA guanosine(34) transglycosylase Tgt, with amino-acid sequence MAEYKLLKTEGRAKRAEFHTVHGTIQTPVFMNVGTIGAIKGAVSTMDLQQIGTQVELSNTYHLHVRPGDKIVKQLGGLHKFMVWDKPILTDSGGFQVFSLAKLRKIKEEGVYFNSHIDGHKIFMGPEESMQIQSNLASTIAMAFDECPSSVADRDYVQKSVDRTTRWLARCKAEMARLNSLPDTINKEQLLFGINQGAVYEDIRIEHAKAISEMDLDGYAVGGLAVGETHEEMYRILDAVVPYLPQNKPTYLMGVGTPANILEGVERGIDFFDCVYPSRNGRHGHVYTNHGKMNLFNAKYELDTRPIEEGCQCPACQHYSRAYIRHLLKAKEMLGMRLCVLHNLYFYNHMMEEIRDALDAGNFAEYKKMRLEGFEEGKINSKR
- the yajC gene encoding preprotein translocase subunit YajC; the encoded protein is MNASSGMGMVGAIVWMVVLFGIMYFLMLRPQKKEQKRLQAMLNDMEVGDSIVTTGGFYGVVIDMTEEDVIVEFGNNKNCRIPMRKQAIAEVEKAGSAAE
- the ilvD gene encoding dihydroxy-acid dehydratase, encoding MRSDAVKTGTQQAPHRSLFNALGMTKEEMDRPLVGIVSSYNEIVPGHMNLDKITQAVKLGVAMAGGTPVMFPAIAVCDGIAMGHVGMKYSLVTRDLIADSTEAMAMAHQFDALVMIPNCDKNVPGLLMAAARLNVPTVFVSGGPMLAGHLNGHKTSLSSMFEAVGAYAAGKLDEDGLTECEMKTCPTCGSCSGMYTANSMNCLTEVLGMGLKGNGTIPAVYSERIRLAKHAGMQVMEMYRKNIRPRDIMTKEAILNALTVDMALGCSTNSMLHLPAIAHEIGMDFDISFANEISAKTPNLCHLAPAGPTYIEDLNEAGGVYAVMNELNKKGLLHTECMTVTGKTVGENIKDCVNLNPEVIRPIDNPYSQTGGLAVLKGNLAPDGGVVKRSAVVEEMMVHEGPARVFDCEEDAIAAIKGGKIVEGDVVVIRYEGPKGGPGMREMLNPTSAIAGMGLGSSVALITDGRFSGASRGASIGHVSPEAAVGGPIALVEEGDIISINIPELKLEIKVSDEEMQARKAKWQPREPKVTTGYLARYAAMVTSGNRGAILEVPKAK